The proteins below are encoded in one region of Stigmatopora argus isolate UIUO_Sarg chromosome 2, RoL_Sarg_1.0, whole genome shotgun sequence:
- the LOC144065819 gene encoding myoblast determination protein 1 homolog, with amino-acid sequence MDLHDFSFPLSFPEDIYEHLRIDAGDVNFFDDLVGKPNFVGPPKLREHQNFHYHHQFPVGEDKHVRTPRDLHQGGNCLQWACKACKKKTTYEDRRKAATMRERRRLSKVNDAFETLKRCSASDPNQRLPKVEILRNAIDYIESLQALLRSNKDESFYPALEYCSADMSSPRSNCSDGMVDFFSPCPTKNENIDPSYHDKTKHDSSTSTPSLLSSLDCLTSIVERINTKEVKISLGDSVVPRGLGSPQSSPTVCRIIEDHTSIYGPL; translated from the exons ATGGATCtgcatgacttttcttttcctctCTCATTTCCCGAAGACATTTACGAACATCTTCGCATAGACGCTGGGGACGTGAACTTTTTCGATGACCTGGTTGGCAAACCAAATTTTGTCGGTCCGCCCAAGTTGCGGGAACATCAGAATTTCCATTACCATCATCAATTCCCGGTGGGTGAAGACAAGCATGTGAGGACTCCGCGGGATCTCCACCAGGGAGGGAACTGCCTGCAGTGGGCCTGCAAAGCCTGCAAGAAGAAGACAACGTATGAAGACAGGAGGAAGGCGGCAACAATGAGAGAGCGGCGACGACTGAGCAAGGTCAATGACGCGTTTGAGACCCTGAAGCGCTGCTCGGCTTCCGACCCAAACCAGAGGCTTCCAAAAGTGGAGATCTTAAGAAACGCAATCGACTATATCGAGTCATTGCAGGCTCTGCTGAGATCAAACAAGGATGAGAGTTTCTACCCAGCGCTCGAATACTGTAGTGCAGACATGTCCAGCCCCCGGTCCAATTGCTCCGATGGCATG GTCGATTTCTTCTCTCCGTGCCCAACCAAGAATGAAAACATTGATCCTTCTTACCATGACAAGACAAAACACG ATTCCAGCACAAGTACACCATCACTCCTTTCCAGTTTGGACTGTTTAACCAGCATTGTGGAACGCATCAACACAAAAGAAGTAAAGATCTCCCTGGGTGATAGTGTAGTTCCCCGAGGACTTGGATCCCCTCAGAGCAGCCCTACAGTCTGTAGAATTATTGAGGACCACACCAGCATATACGGGCCTCTCTGA